One part of the Arabidopsis thaliana chromosome 4, partial sequence genome encodes these proteins:
- a CDS encoding pectinesterase (Protein of unknown function, DUF538) (Protein of unknown function, DUF538; INVOLVED IN: biological_process unknown; LOCATED IN: plasma membrane, vacuole; EXPRESSED IN: 25 plant structures; EXPRESSED DURING: 13 growth stages; CONTAINS InterPro DOMAIN/s: Protein of unknown function DUF538 (InterPro:IPR007493); BEST Arabidopsis thaliana protein match is: Protein of unknown function, DUF538 (TAIR:AT1G02816.1); Has 618 Blast hits to 617 proteins in 27 species: Archae - 0; Bacteria - 0; Metazoa - 0; Fungi - 0; Plants - 617; Viruses - 0; Other Eukaryotes - 1 (source: NCBI BLink).) — MSRLPILIASCLFLSSLTAAVVTAAESDTPTAYSLLQSYNFPVGILPKGVVAYDLDTTTGKFHAYFNDSCSFNLVGSYQLNYKSTISGYISENKLKKLTGVKVKVLFLWLNIVEVIRNGDEMEFSVGITSANFAIQEFLESPQCGCGFECKDSKLDMIERIPFLSSS, encoded by the coding sequence ATGTCTCGTCTCCCGATTTTAATCGCTTCGtgtctcttcctctcttcacTCACCGCCGCCGTCGTCACCGCCGCCGAATCCGATACTCCGACGGCTTATTCACTCCTCCAAAGCTACAACTTCCCCGTCGGAATCCTTCCAAAAGGAGTCGTAGCTTATGATTTAGACACAACAACAGGCAAATTCCATGCGTATTTCAACGATTCATGTAGCTTCAATCTTGTTGGTTCTTACCAATTGAATTACAAATCAACAATCAGTGGTTACATCTCCGAGAACAAGCTCAAGAAATTGACTGGTGTTAAAgtcaaagttttgttcttgtggCTTAACATCGTCGAGGTTATTAGAAACGGTGACGAGATGGAGTTTTCCGTTGGGATCACATCGGCGAATTTCGCGATCCAAGAGTTTTTGGAATCGCCTCAGTGTGGTTGTGGCTTTGAGTGCAAGGATTCGAAATTGGACATGATTGAGAGAAtcccttttctttcttcgtcttga